A genomic window from Anopheles ziemanni chromosome X, idAnoZiCoDA_A2_x.2, whole genome shotgun sequence includes:
- the LOC131290591 gene encoding nuclear pore complex protein Nup153 has protein sequence MSQDSDSSASGDENQDLIEPADEETEAVPTPGLADVSASTSSNLNTSFVGKVCTKVSNILSTIFSRSPPAATASIHKQPRQLTNADSFSTIGQRKRKHSPAMSPSLIIDDRYEQMVRKRARLNVPTESVTTQTVATQTVATDSVNRNVRSATPNRFQQRTSQREIQRRLASRKLAGRGVTPHVQQKLVRKADAEPRQDSGDSVGIVARKSPAFVPSESTPVSSIERDSRADSVASTIRSVNSQSQLQDEGDSVTTDRSTSKQQQLKVPSGIRQIYAATAKVNDDPARRYSTFLGNRIYNQRQQARHRSQGGDILNFSSHLDRRKSLFAATTYERPAFNPSVYGNMSSLRSETTTRSPLASPFYDGVTRYGGASAAPLNYARQLERRAQLLTKRVPTTERKETPSDTQWIQNILKTYSNPLGASQRREANKYMLENKELREQLRNPYQQIGTPIRMQMPCTTKEELQRRKQAQLIPMKELVVPRVVEMMALKQHVQEATVSDPPNTITHQPIKYTPPAQQQHQPHETMQSLDSKQTTKMKPKLNRARGELSAKDREMYSPAVPLELPNVKLPEMAAFPKFDLNLPYTSSSSTDARSIVRREPSTQSSRSSPVRPRPPPVTTLPHPPNDTGANARRSEGREKPFVFSATNIIGSMISNPSAISRKRFSFVLPQLLNERSSGGSETAKASFQQLKAVNANKWTCDVCKVLNEQHLAKCFACKSSKSATPSKSVAAAAPPSFQQLKAVNANKWICDVCMVPNEEDLAKCVACESKKPAPKTAAPPSFQQLKAVNANKWTCDVCMVPNEQDVVKCVACESKKPAPKSTAPPSFQQLKAVNANKWTCDVCMVPNEQDVVKCVACESKKPAPKSTAPPSFQQLKAVNANKWTCDVCMVPNEQDVVKCVACESKKPAPKTAAPPSFQQLKAVNANKWTCDVCMVPNEQDVVKCVACESKKPAPKPTAPPSFQQLKAVNANKWTCDVCMVPNEQDVAKCVACESKKPAPKSTAPPSFQQLKAVNANKWTCEVCMVPNEQDVVKCVACESKKPAPKTSAPPSFQQLKAVNANKWTCDVCMVPNEQDVAKCVACESKKPTPKSAAPSNSAVKVNFGQVPLPAGTNNNHSGRDIGSAVRNAGGAMAFARPAQSAVSRSNGPAQRQQPEPVAKRVRAAANATAAAAIKPAEVITISDDSEDDTDSVCEVVVTNSTPATSVSSGASTTEPALPAKKGSPPVGLFASVVVPPSIGTSTNGTGSRGTLFTFGSGGTSSTFETQTPSQVPSAPPTAVSGGNLFSTPHITATQSDDACGPSQNNIQRTKRPLSEAIGSSNNGNHSGVNQADAAPKPFSFSASTVPNFNFSAPAPMESTAARAPSDRGTPVFQFGGLSQPNPLVKLAEGDNPGQTETSARKLKLRATRRL, from the exons ATGTCGCAGGATAGTGATTCAAGTGCATCCGGCGATGAAAATCAAGACTTGATAGAGCCAGCGGACGAGGAAACCGAAGCTGTTCCGACCCCGGGATTAGCTGACGTGAGTGCGTCTACTTCGAGCAATCTGAACACC TCGTTTGTTGGGAAAGTATGTACGAAAGTATCGAACATCCTATCAACAATCTTTTCGCGAAGTcccccagcagcaacagcatcaatCCACAAGCAACCTCGCCAATTAACCAACGCGGACAGTTTCAGTACCATTGGGcagaggaaaaggaaacattcGCCTGCTATG AGTCCGTCACTTATCATCGACGACCGTTATGAGCAGATGGTGCGTAAACGAGCTCGACTCAACGTTCCTACCGAATCCGTTACTACACAAACCGTTGCTACACAGACAGTTGCCACTGATTCAGTAAATCGGAATGTGCGCTCAGCGACGCCGAATCGATTCCAACAACGCACATCACAACGCGAAATCCAGCGACGGCTAGCGTCCCGCAAATTAGCGGGCAGAGGTGTTACGCCACATGTCCAGCAAAAATTGGTACGTAAGGCGGATGCCGAACCCCGTCAAGACAGCGGAGATTCTGTAGGCATCGTAGCCCGCAAGTCGCCAGCGTTTGTGCCATCCGAGTCGACGCCGGTTTCTTCAATTGAACGAGATTCGAGAGCTGATAGCGTTGCGAGTACCATTCGATCGGTCAATAGTCAGTCACAACTGCAAGACGAAGGTGACAGCGTGACAACTGACCGCAGCACAAGTAAGCAACAACAACTGAAAGTACCATCCGGGATTCGGCAAATATACGCGGCCACAGCAAAGGTGAATGATGACCCTGCCCGTCGCTATAGCACCTTTCTGGGAAATCGAATTTACAACCAGCGCCAGCAGGCCAGGCACCGCAGTCAGGGTGgggacattttaaatttttcatcgcACCTCGACCGCAGGAAAAGCCTGTTCGCCGCGACTACGTACGAGCGTCCTGCATTTAATCCGTCCGTCTACGGCAACATGTCATCGCTCCGTAGCGAGACCACGACGCGGTCCCCCTTGGCGTCTCCCTTTTACGACGGGGTCACGCGTTACGGTGGCGCATCTGCTGCGCCACTCAATTACGCCCGACAACTCGAACGTCGGGCACAACTCTTGACGAAACGGGTTCCCACgacggaaagaaaagaaacccccAGCGACACGCAGTGGattcaaaacattttgaaaacatattcCAATCCGCTGGGCGCGTCGCAAAGGCGCGAAGCAAATAAATATATGCTAGAAAACAAGGAACTGAGGGAGCAACTGCGTAACCCGTACCAACAAATCGGCACTCCGATCCGTATGCAGATGCCGTGTACCACCAAGGAGGAGTTGCAGCGTCGAAAACAGGCCCAGTTAATTCCCATGAAAGAGTTGGTGGTGCCTCGCGTAGTGGAGATGATGGCCCTCAAGCAACACGTTCAGGAAGCGACGGTTAGCGACCCCCCGAACACCATCACCCATCAACCCATTAAGTACACGCCACCCgcccagcaacagcatcagccgcacgagacgatgcaatcgCTCGActcgaaacaaacaaccaaaatgAAACCTAAATTAAATCGCGCCCGCGGCGAACTGTCCGCCAAAGACCGTGAGATGTACAGCCCGGCCGTTCCGCTAGAGCTGCCGAATGTCAAGCTACCCGAGATGGCAGCGTTCCCGAAGTTCGACTTGAATTTGCCTTACACATCATCGTCCTCAACGGATGCACGATCCATTGTCCGACGCGAGCCGTCGACTCAGTCATCCCGATCGTCTCCAGTGCGACCACGGCCGCCACCAGTTACCACCCTCCCACATCCACCCAACGATACGGGAGCTAATGCGCGTCGCAGCGAAGGCAGAGAAAAACCATTCGTGTTCAGTGCAACTAACATTATCGGTTCCATGATCTCCAATCCGAGTGCTATCTCACGCAAGCGATTTAGTTTTGTCTTGCCGCAATTGCTGAATGAAAGGAGTTCCGGCGGATCGGAAACGGCGAAAGCAAGCTTCCAGCAGCTGAAGGCTGTCAATGCAAATAAATGGACCTGTGATGTTTGCAAGGTTCTAAATGAACAGCACCTTGCAAAATGTTTCGCGTGCAAGAGTTCGAAGTCGGCGACACCAAGTAAGAGTGTAGCGGCGGCAGCACCGCCAAGCTTCCAGCAGCTGAAAGCTGTGAATGCCAACAAATGGATCTGCGATGTTTGCATGGTTCCAAACGAGGAAGATCTCGCGAAATGTGTCGCATGCGAGAGTAAGAAGCCAGCTCCCAAAACGGCGGCACCGCCAAGCTTCCAGCAGCTTAAGGCCGTGAACGCCAATAAATGGACGTGTGACGTTTGCATGGTTCCAAACGAGCAGGATGTCGTGAAATGCGTCGCATGCGAGAGTAAGAAACCAGCTCCCAAATCGACGGCACCGCCAAGCTTCCAGCAGCTTAAGGCCGTGAACGCCAATAAATGGACGTGTGACGTTTGCATGGTTCCAAACGAGCAGGATGTCGTGAAATGCGTCGCATGCGAGAGTAAGAAACCAGCTCCCAAATCGACGGCACCGCCAAGCTTCCAGCAGCTTAAGGCCGTGAACGCCAACAAATGGACGTGTGACGTTTGCATGGTTCCAAACGAGCAGGATGTCGTGAAATGCGTCGCATGCGAGAGTAAGAAACCGGCTCCCAAAACGGCGGCACCGCCAAGCTTCCAGCAGCTTAAGGCCGTGAACGCCAACAAATGGACGTGTGACGTTTGCATGGTTCCAAACGAGCAGGATGTCGTGAAATGCGTCGCATGCGAGAGTAAGAAACCGGCTCCAAAACCGACGGCACCGCCAAGCTTCCAGCAGCTTAAGGCCGTGAACGCCAATAAATGGACGTGTGACGTTTGCATGGTTCCGAACGAACAGGATGTCGCGAAATGTGTGGCATGCGAGAGTAAGAAACCAGCTCCCAAATCGACAGCACCGCCAAGCTTCCAGCAGCTTAAGGCCGTGAATGCAAATAAATGGACGTGTGAAGTTTGCATGGTTCCAAACGAGCAGGATGTCGTGAAATGCGTCGCATGCGAGAGTAAGAAACCAGCTCCCAAAACGTCGGCACCACCAAGCTTCCAGCAGCTTAAGGCCGTGAATGCCAATAAATGGACGTGTGACGTTTGCATGGTTCCAAACGAGCAGGATGTCGCGAAATGTGTGGCATGCGAGAGTAAGAAACCGACTCCCAAATCGGCTGCACCAAGCAACAGTGCTGTGAAAGTCAACTTTGGCCAAGTACCGCTGCCAGCAGGTACCAACAACAATCACAGCGGCCGTGACATCGGATCAGCCGTCCGGAATGCTGGCGGCGCAATGGCTTTTGCTAGACCAGCACAGTCCGCAGTCTCTCGCAGCAATGGCCCGGCACAGCGGCAGCAGCCAGAACCGGTCGCAAAGCGAGTACGTGCCGCGGCAAATgcaactgctgctgccgcGATCAAACCGGCCGAAGTCATTACCATCAGTGATGACTCGGAAGATGACACGGACAGCGTCTGCGAGGTTGTTGTCACGAATTCGACGCCGGCAACGTCGGTTTCAAGTGGAGCCAGTACAACAGAGCCTGCTTTACCTGCTAAGAAAGGTAGTCCCccggttggtttgtttgcatcGGTAGTGGTGCCTCCCTCGATTGGCACTAGCACGAATGGTACCGGGAGCCGCGGGACTCTGTTTACATTTGGTAGCGGAGGAACGTCTTCCACTTTCGAGACTCAGACGCCATCACAAGTTCCTTCCGCCCCACCCACAGCGGTGAGTGGCGGCAATTTGTTTAGTACCCCTCACATTACTGCCACGCAGTCGGACGACGCATGTGGGCCCAGCCAAAACAACATCCAGCGGACAAAACGGCCTTTAAGCGAGGCG atCGGAA